In a genomic window of Glaciimonas sp. PCH181:
- a CDS encoding alanine--glyoxylate aminotransferase family protein, translating to MLTLNFHPAGRHFLQIPGPSPVPDRILRAMSYPTIDHRGPEFGALGLQVLAGIKKIFKTEQPVVIYPASGTGAWEAALTNTLSAGDTVLMFETGHFATLWKKMAEALGLKPEFLGLPGVEGWRKGVQAHMIEERLRKDSAHLIKAVCVVHNETSTGVTSNIAAVRKAIDAAGHPALLLVDTISGLASADYRHDEWGVDVTVSGSQKGLMLPPGISFNAVSKKAIEASKSAKLPRAFWDWTEIIAMNETGYWPYTPNTNLLYGLSEALDMILGEGLENVFSRHERLAAACRKAVHAWGLEVQCNDPEVYSPVLTGVMTPAGFDADVIRKIIYENFDMSLGTGLGKMKGGMFRIGHLGEANDLTLMATLSGCEMGLKLAGVSLAGSGVLAAMESLSAQRKAPLLSVA from the coding sequence ATGTTAACACTAAACTTTCATCCGGCGGGTCGCCACTTTCTTCAAATTCCAGGACCCAGTCCAGTGCCGGACCGTATATTAAGAGCAATGAGCTATCCCACCATCGATCATCGTGGGCCTGAATTCGGCGCACTCGGTCTGCAAGTGCTGGCGGGAATCAAGAAAATTTTCAAGACCGAACAGCCGGTCGTGATTTACCCTGCTTCCGGTACAGGCGCTTGGGAAGCGGCGTTAACTAATACGCTTAGCGCTGGCGACACAGTGCTGATGTTTGAAACCGGGCATTTCGCAACGTTATGGAAAAAGATGGCAGAAGCGCTCGGACTGAAGCCTGAATTTCTTGGATTACCAGGTGTCGAGGGCTGGCGTAAAGGGGTACAAGCCCACATGATCGAGGAGCGTTTGCGCAAAGACTCTGCCCATCTTATCAAAGCGGTATGCGTAGTCCACAACGAAACATCCACCGGCGTTACCTCGAACATTGCAGCGGTGCGCAAAGCGATTGACGCCGCCGGACATCCGGCGTTGCTGCTTGTCGATACGATCTCTGGATTGGCTTCCGCGGATTACCGCCATGATGAATGGGGCGTTGACGTGACTGTTTCCGGCTCACAAAAAGGCTTGATGCTGCCGCCCGGAATTAGTTTCAACGCCGTTTCTAAAAAAGCTATCGAAGCTAGTAAGAGCGCCAAACTTCCACGTGCGTTCTGGGACTGGACTGAGATCATTGCGATGAACGAAACCGGCTATTGGCCTTATACGCCGAACACAAATTTGCTGTACGGCCTGTCTGAAGCGCTTGACATGATTTTGGGTGAAGGACTGGAAAACGTATTTTCTCGTCACGAACGTTTAGCTGCGGCCTGCCGCAAAGCGGTTCACGCTTGGGGGCTTGAGGTGCAATGTAATGATCCCGAGGTGTACTCGCCAGTGCTGACCGGCGTCATGACGCCAGCCGGATTCGATGCTGATGTGATTCGTAAAATCATTTACGAGAACTTTGACATGTCGCTGGGAACAGGACTTGGGAAAATGAAGGGCGGCATGTTCCGCATCGGCCATCTTGGTGAGGCCAACGATTTGACGCTGATGGCGACGTTGTCCGGTTGTGAAATGGGGCTGAAGTTGGCTGGTGTGTCGTTGGCGGGCAGTGGTGTTCTGGCGGCAATGGAATCTCTTTCTGCGCAAAGAAAAGCACCTTTGTTGTCAGTGGCCTGA
- a CDS encoding GntR family transcriptional regulator, with product MKNTIQSEVATSASPAIPKLERLRLHDTVVEHLRNLIVEAVLVPGVKLNERELCETLGISRTPLREAMKVLAAEGLIDISPNRGASVSTLSEAEIWETFEFMSGLEAFSGELACERITPIEIAEIKALHYAMLACKAQNDLPGYYTRNQEIHDKINEAARNTVLRQTYLSVNRRLKALRFKSNFQAKKWDEAVHEHDDMIQALEARDGARLSAILRLHLLRKRDAVLSNPVVQTKISTE from the coding sequence ATGAAAAATACAATTCAGAGTGAAGTAGCCACATCGGCATCTCCTGCCATCCCTAAGTTGGAAAGGCTGCGGCTTCACGATACGGTAGTAGAGCATCTGCGTAATCTGATTGTGGAAGCGGTGCTTGTCCCCGGCGTAAAGCTCAACGAACGTGAGTTATGCGAAACGCTGGGCATATCCCGTACGCCGCTGCGCGAAGCGATGAAGGTACTTGCCGCTGAGGGATTGATCGACATTTCACCGAACCGCGGGGCTTCTGTCTCCACGCTGTCCGAAGCGGAAATATGGGAAACGTTCGAGTTCATGAGCGGACTGGAAGCGTTCTCGGGTGAATTAGCCTGCGAACGGATAACGCCAATCGAGATCGCAGAAATAAAGGCGCTGCATTACGCAATGCTTGCCTGCAAGGCGCAAAACGATTTGCCCGGTTATTACACGCGCAATCAGGAAATCCATGACAAGATCAATGAAGCCGCACGCAATACCGTATTAAGGCAGACGTATTTATCGGTGAATCGAAGACTCAAAGCATTGCGCTTCAAATCGAATTTTCAAGCAAAAAAATGGGATGAGGCTGTTCACGAACATGACGATATGATCCAGGCGCTGGAAGCAAGAGATGGCGCCCGTTTGTCTGCCATCCTGCGCCTGCATCTTCTTCGTAAACGGGACGCTGTATTGAGCAATCCAGTCGTTCAGACGAAGATCTCCACCGAATAA
- a CDS encoding MFS transporter, translating to MKNESLAIGSASSISARMDRLPTTPYLWILVFLISLGGFFEIYDLVFTGYIAPGMAKSGLFATTTETFFGFKGIGAFIAVTFAGLFVGTFGLGFLSDRYGRRSVFTVSLIWYSIGSAIMALQTTSEGVLLWRFITGIGVGIEIVTIDVYITELVPHHMRGRAMAFNQAVMFCAAPVAAILSFWLVPLSPLGFDGWRWVVMLGSAGAVVVWFIRRAVPESPRWLAYKGRIADAERVLEKIESKVAAQYGGTLPPSLPPIAEKKREMVAFSAIWKAPYRSRIIMLLVFNFFQAFAFYGFNNWVPTLLIGQGITVTKSLLYAFVIATASPIGPLLSMMIADKLERKWLIVYAAFAVIVFGMLFSQSRDVGPLIVLGILISLSGSALSVAYHAYQTELFPTGVRARAAGLVYSFSRIGASMSGFIIAFFLRDFGVVGVFAAISAAMLICMAVIGIFGSKTNGRRLEEISE from the coding sequence ATGAAAAATGAATCCCTTGCGATCGGGTCCGCATCGTCCATCTCTGCAAGAATGGATCGTCTGCCGACAACACCTTATTTATGGATTTTGGTATTCCTCATCTCATTAGGTGGATTCTTCGAAATTTATGATTTGGTTTTTACTGGATATATCGCTCCTGGAATGGCCAAAAGCGGGTTGTTTGCCACCACGACGGAGACTTTTTTTGGTTTCAAGGGCATCGGTGCCTTTATTGCCGTCACCTTCGCTGGTTTATTCGTCGGCACCTTTGGACTAGGCTTTTTGTCGGACCGTTACGGCAGGCGCTCCGTGTTCACTGTTTCCTTAATCTGGTATTCGATCGGTTCAGCCATCATGGCACTCCAAACAACCAGCGAGGGCGTGTTGTTATGGCGCTTTATCACGGGGATAGGCGTAGGCATAGAAATCGTGACGATTGACGTATATATCACCGAATTGGTGCCGCATCACATGCGCGGGCGGGCTATGGCATTTAATCAGGCGGTAATGTTTTGTGCCGCCCCCGTCGCCGCCATTCTCTCGTTTTGGCTGGTGCCATTGTCGCCACTCGGCTTTGACGGCTGGCGCTGGGTAGTTATGCTAGGTTCGGCTGGTGCAGTTGTGGTGTGGTTCATTCGCCGTGCCGTTCCTGAGAGTCCGCGTTGGCTTGCCTACAAAGGCCGGATTGCCGATGCGGAGAGGGTGCTGGAAAAGATAGAAAGCAAAGTAGCCGCCCAATACGGTGGGACACTGCCGCCATCACTGCCGCCGATTGCGGAAAAGAAACGGGAAATGGTCGCTTTTTCCGCTATCTGGAAAGCACCTTATCGCTCGCGGATCATCATGTTGCTAGTGTTCAATTTCTTTCAGGCTTTCGCTTTTTACGGCTTTAACAACTGGGTGCCGACGCTCTTGATTGGGCAGGGCATCACCGTCACCAAGAGTCTGCTATACGCCTTTGTCATTGCCACGGCAAGCCCGATTGGCCCATTGCTGTCTATGATGATCGCGGACAAACTAGAACGTAAATGGTTGATCGTCTATGCCGCATTTGCCGTCATCGTTTTTGGCATGCTGTTTTCGCAGTCAAGAGATGTCGGCCCGCTGATTGTTCTGGGCATTCTGATCAGCTTGTCCGGTTCAGCCTTGTCGGTCGCTTATCACGCGTACCAAACCGAGCTGTTTCCGACGGGGGTGCGCGCGCGTGCGGCTGGCTTGGTGTATTCGTTTAGCCGGATTGGGGCCAGCATGTCCGGCTTCATCATTGCATTTTTCTTGCGTGACTTCGGGGTGGTTGGCGTGTTCGCGGCTATTTCCGCTGCAATGCTCATTTGCATGGCCGTGATCGGGATATTTGGTTCGAAGACCAATGGCCGACGACTCGAAGAGATTTCCGAATGA
- a CDS encoding CaiB/BaiF CoA-transferase family protein gives MNIPINNPLPLQGVRVIEFSHMVMGPTCGMILADLGAEVIKIEPPNGDKTRKMSGVGLGFFRTFNRNKKSVVLDINTPEGLATTKELIGQCDVMLENFRPGFMQKLGLDYQSLSRSFPGLIYVSHKGFLPGPYENRLALDEVVQMMAGLSYMTGPPGRPLRAGASVNDIMGGMFGAIGVLAALWERCTTGRGQEVQSALFENCAFLVSSHMQQAAMSGEAPPPMPARASPWSVYDVFTLADGQQLFIAAVSDKQWNLLCSVLERQDLLDDPSLRTNDQRVAIRPAVLERLGQILQHHKIDELSAKLEAAGLPYAPIGRPDQLLQDPHLKASGGLVPMQTEDGGTTDVVLLPMLMAGRRLGVQRPLPAIGEHTEQILAQLALSRTA, from the coding sequence ATGAACATACCTATTAATAACCCATTGCCACTGCAAGGCGTGCGTGTCATCGAATTCAGTCACATGGTCATGGGGCCGACCTGCGGCATGATCCTGGCTGATCTAGGTGCCGAGGTGATTAAGATCGAACCACCTAATGGCGACAAGACGCGCAAAATGTCTGGCGTAGGCCTGGGGTTTTTTCGCACATTTAATCGTAATAAAAAGAGTGTCGTGCTCGATATAAATACCCCGGAGGGATTAGCGACGACCAAGGAATTGATCGGTCAATGTGACGTCATGCTGGAGAACTTCCGTCCCGGTTTTATGCAAAAACTCGGACTGGATTACCAATCTTTGTCGAGATCATTTCCGGGCTTGATTTACGTGTCGCATAAGGGCTTTTTGCCGGGCCCATACGAAAATCGATTAGCACTGGACGAAGTCGTGCAAATGATGGCCGGTCTGTCGTACATGACTGGCCCGCCGGGGCGACCTTTGCGGGCGGGAGCTTCGGTGAATGACATCATGGGCGGCATGTTTGGTGCGATTGGGGTGCTCGCCGCCCTGTGGGAACGGTGCACAACCGGCCGTGGTCAGGAAGTACAAAGTGCGCTGTTTGAGAATTGCGCCTTTCTTGTCTCTTCCCACATGCAGCAGGCCGCGATGTCCGGCGAGGCGCCGCCACCGATGCCGGCACGCGCATCGCCTTGGTCAGTGTATGACGTATTTACGTTGGCCGATGGTCAGCAACTGTTCATAGCCGCCGTCAGCGACAAGCAGTGGAATCTGCTGTGTAGCGTGCTAGAACGCCAGGATTTATTGGATGATCCGTCATTGCGAACTAACGATCAGCGGGTCGCAATACGGCCTGCCGTCCTGGAACGCCTTGGCCAGATTCTTCAACACCACAAGATTGATGAGTTATCCGCCAAACTGGAGGCGGCGGGCCTGCCTTACGCGCCAATCGGGCGTCCAGATCAGTTGCTACAAGATCCTCATCTGAAAGCCAGCGGCGGACTGGTGCCGATGCAAACGGAAGATGGCGGGACTACCGATGTGGTGTTGCTGCCGATGTTGATGGCAGGACGTCGTTTAGGCGTGCAGCGGCCGCTGCCCGCAATCGGTGAGCACACCGAGCAGATATTGGCGCAACTCGCGCTATCCCGAACGGCCTAG
- a CDS encoding hydroxymethylglutaryl-CoA lyase, producing the protein MNAIPDKVMIREVGLRDGLQSIATILPTEQKMAWIRDAHAAGQREIEVGSFVPARLLPQLADTAELLAYAKTLPGLVASVLVPNLKGAERAIEGGAALMILPLSASHAHSLANLRKTPDEVVAELGRIRAARDAAGSKTIIEGGVGTAFGCTLQGQVEPAEVLRLMQALLDAGADRVSLADTVGYANPRMVRDLCEQALHIAGDRFCCGHFHDTRGLAMANVYAALEVGVTRFDASLAGIGGCPHAPGASGNAATEDLAFMLESMGLSTGIDLSRLLALRARVAAWLPGETLHGALWLAGVPQIFNTSTVF; encoded by the coding sequence ATGAATGCGATTCCTGACAAAGTAATGATTCGTGAAGTAGGACTGCGCGATGGCCTACAAAGCATCGCGACCATTCTTCCGACCGAGCAAAAAATGGCGTGGATTCGGGATGCGCATGCGGCCGGACAGCGCGAGATTGAGGTCGGCTCCTTCGTACCCGCGCGTCTGCTGCCGCAACTGGCCGACACCGCAGAACTGTTGGCCTATGCCAAAACTTTACCTGGCTTGGTTGCCTCGGTGCTGGTGCCTAACTTGAAAGGTGCCGAGCGCGCTATCGAAGGTGGTGCCGCTCTGATGATTCTTCCCCTTTCTGCCAGTCACGCGCATAGTCTGGCAAACCTGCGTAAGACACCCGATGAAGTCGTCGCCGAGCTGGGCCGTATTCGCGCCGCACGCGACGCGGCTGGATCAAAAACGATTATTGAGGGCGGCGTCGGCACCGCGTTTGGCTGCACCTTGCAAGGTCAGGTTGAACCGGCCGAAGTCTTACGCCTGATGCAAGCACTGCTGGATGCCGGTGCCGATCGTGTGAGTTTGGCCGATACCGTCGGCTACGCCAATCCGCGCATGGTCCGAGATTTGTGCGAGCAGGCGCTACACATTGCCGGTGATCGCTTTTGCTGCGGCCACTTTCATGATACGCGCGGACTTGCGATGGCCAACGTGTATGCGGCACTGGAGGTCGGCGTGACGCGCTTTGACGCCTCGCTGGCTGGCATCGGAGGCTGTCCGCATGCGCCCGGTGCAAGTGGCAATGCTGCGACCGAGGATCTGGCGTTCATGCTGGAAAGCATGGGTTTGTCGACGGGTATAGATCTGTCACGCCTTCTTGCTTTACGTGCCAGGGTAGCAGCATGGCTGCCTGGCGAAACATTGCACGGCGCGTTATGGCTTGCTGGCGTCCCGCAGATTTTCAATACCTCTACCGTTTTCTGA
- a CDS encoding gamma carbonic anhydrase family protein, with protein MAIYQLGETSPTIDPSAYIADSANLIGNVHIAANVGIWFDVTIRGDNERISVGANSNVQEGCILHTDPGYPLTIGSDVSIGHQAMLHGCSIAEGALIGIQAVILNGAKIGKNCLVGAGALVTEGKEFPDNSLIIGSPAKAVRTLSDEQIADMHKNAAEYVERGQFYRANLKRIG; from the coding sequence ATGGCTATCTATCAACTAGGCGAAACGTCGCCCACTATTGATCCATCCGCATACATTGCTGATTCTGCTAATCTTATTGGCAATGTTCACATTGCGGCGAACGTCGGCATCTGGTTTGATGTGACAATTCGCGGGGACAATGAACGCATCAGTGTTGGCGCAAACAGTAACGTGCAGGAAGGCTGCATCCTGCACACTGACCCCGGTTATCCACTCACTATTGGCAGCGACGTGTCGATCGGTCATCAGGCGATGCTGCATGGCTGTAGCATCGCTGAGGGAGCATTAATTGGTATTCAGGCGGTGATTTTGAATGGTGCAAAAATCGGGAAAAACTGTCTGGTTGGCGCTGGAGCACTGGTCACCGAAGGCAAGGAATTTCCCGACAACTCCCTCATCATCGGATCGCCAGCAAAGGCTGTGCGTACACTGAGCGACGAGCAAATCGCAGACATGCATAAGAACGCCGCCGAGTACGTCGAACGCGGTCAGTTTTATCGCGCAAACTTGAAGCGGATCGGATAG